A portion of the Pangasianodon hypophthalmus isolate fPanHyp1 chromosome 20, fPanHyp1.pri, whole genome shotgun sequence genome contains these proteins:
- the nucks1a gene encoding nuclear ubiquitous casein and cyclin-dependent kinase substrate 1a isoform X2 encodes MSRPVRNRKVVNYSQFNESDEADEYEQDTDKPKKMRAAPREIKHKKSKNSQEESEDSDDKLSKPKNDSADDFGSDEDNDFGEEEEEDEDGGSDYEAKKGKKGKKGKVEKSSRRSLKRKRDSDESDEDKEVSRKPRQVRQAASKAASKQREILLGDRGSEDEDKDEDEHAYMDQESGSDEDFMVDDDDDSDYGHSKKKGKKVSQRGRKVEKKEKKSPKPRLKATVTPSPMKGKGKGRPSAAKALEKSSPKEEEEPESPPEDEEEDEVEKKSSPLPSAKKKKNTPDDEEDEEEEDGSEEDAPSGED; translated from the exons ATGTCAAGACCAGTGAG GAACAGAAAGGTGGTGAATTATTCACAGTTCAACGAATCTGATGAAGCAG ATGAGTATGAGCAAGACACGGATAAGCCCAAGAAGATGCGCGCAGCGCCGCGTGAAATCAAGCACAAGAAGTCCAAGAACTCACAGGAGGAAAG tgaggACTCCGATGACAAACTCTCCAAACCTAAAAACGATTCTGCAG ATGATTTCGGCAGCGATGAAGACAACGACTTtggggaggaagaggaggaggacgaaGACGGAGGAAGTGATTATGAAGCCAAAAAAGGGAAGAAGGGGAAGAAGGGTAAAGTGGAGAAGTCTAGTAGAAGGTCACTGAAGAGGAAACGGGATTCGG ATGAGAGTGATGAGGATAAGGAGGTGAGCCGGAAGCCCAGGCAGGTGAGACAAGCCGCCTCCAAGGCTGCGTCCAAACAGAGAGAGATCCTGCTCGGGGACCGAGGGAGCGAGGATGAGGATAAAGACGAAGATGAGCACGCATACATGGACC AAGAGTCCGGTAGTGATGAGGACTTCATGGTGGACGACGATGACGACAGTGACTACGGTCATTCCAAAAAGAAGGGCAAGAAAGTGAGCCAGAGAGGACGAAAGGtggaaaagaaggagaagaaatcCCCTAAACCCAGACTAAAGGCCACAG TCACCCCGAGCCCCATGAAGGGAAAGGGCAAAGGTCGCCCGAGTGCAGCGAAGGCCCTGGAGAAGTCCTCGCctaaagaggaggaggagcccGAGAGCCCACcagaggacgaggaggaggatgaggtgGAGAAGAAGAGCTCGCCGCTGCCGTCTgccaaaaagaagaagaacacccctgatgatgaggaagacgaggaagaggaggacgGTTCAGAAGAAGACGCGCCATCTGGGGAAGATTAG
- the nucks1a gene encoding nuclear ubiquitous casein and cyclin-dependent kinase substrate 1a isoform X1 produces the protein MSRPVRNRKVVNYSQFNESDEADEYEQDTDKPKKMRAAPREIKHKKSKNSQEESEDSDDKLSKPKNDSADDFGSDEDNDFGEEEEEDEDGGSDYEAKKGKKGKKGKVEKSSRRSLKRKRDSADESDEDKEVSRKPRQVRQAASKAASKQREILLGDRGSEDEDKDEDEHAYMDQESGSDEDFMVDDDDDSDYGHSKKKGKKVSQRGRKVEKKEKKSPKPRLKATVTPSPMKGKGKGRPSAAKALEKSSPKEEEEPESPPEDEEEDEVEKKSSPLPSAKKKKNTPDDEEDEEEEDGSEEDAPSGED, from the exons ATGTCAAGACCAGTGAG GAACAGAAAGGTGGTGAATTATTCACAGTTCAACGAATCTGATGAAGCAG ATGAGTATGAGCAAGACACGGATAAGCCCAAGAAGATGCGCGCAGCGCCGCGTGAAATCAAGCACAAGAAGTCCAAGAACTCACAGGAGGAAAG tgaggACTCCGATGACAAACTCTCCAAACCTAAAAACGATTCTGCAG ATGATTTCGGCAGCGATGAAGACAACGACTTtggggaggaagaggaggaggacgaaGACGGAGGAAGTGATTATGAAGCCAAAAAAGGGAAGAAGGGGAAGAAGGGTAAAGTGGAGAAGTCTAGTAGAAGGTCACTGAAGAGGAAACGGGATTCGG CAGATGAGAGTGATGAGGATAAGGAGGTGAGCCGGAAGCCCAGGCAGGTGAGACAAGCCGCCTCCAAGGCTGCGTCCAAACAGAGAGAGATCCTGCTCGGGGACCGAGGGAGCGAGGATGAGGATAAAGACGAAGATGAGCACGCATACATGGACC AAGAGTCCGGTAGTGATGAGGACTTCATGGTGGACGACGATGACGACAGTGACTACGGTCATTCCAAAAAGAAGGGCAAGAAAGTGAGCCAGAGAGGACGAAAGGtggaaaagaaggagaagaaatcCCCTAAACCCAGACTAAAGGCCACAG TCACCCCGAGCCCCATGAAGGGAAAGGGCAAAGGTCGCCCGAGTGCAGCGAAGGCCCTGGAGAAGTCCTCGCctaaagaggaggaggagcccGAGAGCCCACcagaggacgaggaggaggatgaggtgGAGAAGAAGAGCTCGCCGCTGCCGTCTgccaaaaagaagaagaacacccctgatgatgaggaagacgaggaagaggaggacgGTTCAGAAGAAGACGCGCCATCTGGGGAAGATTAG